Proteins encoded in a region of the Mucilaginibacter sabulilitoris genome:
- a CDS encoding sodium:solute symporter family transporter — MSKFSTIDYVIFVIYFFVVAGYGYWVYNRKKKAGVSGSHDFFLAEGSLTWWAIGASLIASNISAEQFIGASGQGFTVGIAVAAYEWIAAIALIIVAVWFIPVYLKNKIFTMPQFLETRYNQAVSLIMAIFWLFLYVFVNLTSILFLGALAINSLAGGDPNTFHWIIIALSVFALVIALGGMKVIGFTDVIQVLVLVIGGLATTYIALTLVSEHFGLGKNALAGFTAMLKDSPEHFKMILAKPGPNASQADIDKYLLLPGIAMYFAGQWIVNLNYWGCNQYITQRALGSDLKTARTGILFAGLMKLAMPIIVILPGVAAYVLYKNGGLQQEMNAGGHLNPDNAYSAVLGFLPNGLKGLSIAALTAAIVASLAGKANSISTIFTMDIYKKYIKKDADEKGMVLMGKFVIVAAMVLSILLTWKDLLGIGGEGGFTFIQKYTGFISPGIFAIFILGFFWKRTTGAAAIVGIVTGFAMSVLFNNYAPKIFGHETWLYTAFPNGHGGYEIPFLICMGLSFLFTIIAIVIVSFAGPKINPKAFVLDKSMFKVEPSTLALIIVTLLLLTALYVRFW, encoded by the coding sequence ATGAGTAAGTTTTCCACCATTGATTACGTCATATTCGTTATCTATTTTTTTGTAGTAGCAGGATATGGCTATTGGGTATACAATCGCAAAAAAAAGGCGGGGGTATCCGGCAGCCATGATTTCTTTTTGGCCGAAGGTTCGCTTACCTGGTGGGCAATAGGCGCGTCACTTATCGCTTCCAATATTTCGGCTGAGCAATTTATCGGTGCCAGCGGCCAGGGTTTTACGGTAGGTATTGCCGTTGCTGCATATGAATGGATAGCTGCCATTGCGCTCATTATTGTGGCGGTTTGGTTTATCCCGGTATATCTTAAAAATAAGATATTTACCATGCCCCAGTTCCTGGAAACGCGGTACAATCAGGCGGTTAGTTTGATCATGGCCATTTTCTGGTTGTTTTTATATGTATTTGTAAACCTGACTTCGATACTGTTCCTGGGAGCGCTGGCCATTAATAGCCTGGCCGGTGGCGACCCTAACACTTTCCATTGGATAATTATCGCGCTTTCCGTTTTCGCGCTGGTTATAGCGCTTGGTGGCATGAAGGTAATTGGCTTTACCGATGTTATACAAGTGCTGGTACTGGTAATTGGTGGTTTAGCGACCACCTATATTGCCTTAACACTGGTGAGTGAGCATTTTGGTTTAGGTAAAAACGCGTTAGCCGGTTTTACAGCTATGCTTAAAGATTCGCCGGAGCATTTTAAAATGATATTGGCCAAACCAGGCCCAAATGCATCACAGGCCGATATTGATAAGTACCTGTTGCTGCCAGGGATTGCCATGTATTTTGCCGGGCAATGGATAGTAAATTTAAATTACTGGGGTTGTAACCAATACATCACCCAAAGGGCCTTGGGTTCCGATTTGAAAACAGCCCGCACCGGGATATTATTTGCCGGTTTAATGAAACTGGCCATGCCTATTATTGTGATACTGCCGGGCGTAGCCGCTTATGTTTTATATAAAAACGGTGGCCTGCAACAGGAAATGAACGCTGGTGGTCATTTAAATCCAGATAATGCCTACTCGGCTGTACTTGGCTTTTTGCCAAACGGTTTAAAAGGTCTTTCCATAGCAGCCTTAACGGCGGCTATTGTGGCCTCGCTGGCTGGCAAGGCCAATAGTATATCTACCATATTTACTATGGACATATACAAAAAATACATTAAAAAGGATGCTGATGAAAAAGGCATGGTATTAATGGGCAAGTTTGTTATTGTGGCAGCCATGGTGCTATCTATATTACTAACCTGGAAAGATCTTTTAGGTATAGGCGGCGAGGGTGGCTTCACCTTTATTCAAAAGTACACCGGTTTTATCAGCCCGGGTATATTTGCCATATTTATACTGGGCTTTTTCTGGAAACGTACAACCGGGGCAGCAGCCATTGTGGGTATCGTAACCGGGTTTGCCATGTCGGTATTGTTCAATAATTACGCTCCTAAAATATTCGGGCACGAAACCTGGCTATACACCGCTTTCCCTAACGGGCATGGTGGTTACGAAATACCGTTCCTGATCTGTATGGGACTGTCGTTCCTGTTCACCATAATAGCCATCGTAATTGTAAGTTTTGCCGGACCGAAAATTAACCCCAAAGCCTTTGTACTCGACAAAAGCATGTTTAAGGTTGAACCTTCAACACTGGCTTTAATTATAGTTACCTTATTACTGCTCACGGCGCTTTATGTGAGGTTCTGGTAA